In Drosophila ananassae strain 14024-0371.13 chromosome 3R, ASM1763931v2, whole genome shotgun sequence, the DNA window TCGTAGGTTCAATTAACCGGGCACATACTGCACGCCGAGCGTCCGAATCGAAACTGAGCTTGAAAATTGACAACTGCCTCGGTTTTTACCTGTGCCAGCGGATTCACTCAATGTGGTCACTCAGTGGCGCGGGCTTCCAATTAATGAATACTTTATGATTTCCAGCAGTTTTCTGGCCACCACATGCAATTCCAGTCATGACACTGTCGGTGGAATGGTAGGTGGGTGGCCCGAGGAGTTCGGTTTTTCTATCCGTGGGCTTATCTACCGAACGGTCGGGATTTTCATTGCCCGCTGGAAGGCACACGCACTACCGCCAAAGGACAGCACAACGCCTCCTTGCTACCCAACTACTACCCACCCTACCGTCGAACCACTCACTACGACGACTTCACCTGTTCGTGTGTCATTCATGAGCCGCCATTTGTTTATGCGCTCCAAACAATGTCCTGTCCTGTGTCCTGGAGCCAGCGGTGCGTTTCCTATACACATGTGGAGcgcattttttgaaatattttccttgTTTTTGGTTGTCAGTGTGCTGGCGTGTTAGTATCCTGTCGTCTATTTTGATTGTGTTTGCCACATTTGTTCTTATTCATATTATTGGTGAAAACAAATCCGTTGACTTGCAGCTGTTTAAGTCAAGAGGTGAACTAAAATTTGTTGGGAATCACAATATtagtaaaagaaaaaatgaaaataaatatataatttaattgattactaggttataatttataatatatatataattttataagttatgacttataaaaaaatgtgagAAAAGTACTATagataaattttgttttgagaaaaaaatggataaaTATTCTTTAGAAGAAATGTCAAAAAGCTTAGTtagaataaattctttttataTATCTTACCTTCACACACCTTCATGAGCTTGATGGCAGAAAAATATGCCCGATCATGCTATCAGACAATGACAAAAAGAAtagtaaaattaattaatcCCTTGGGATTGTAGGGAGTCATGCATGTGGACAGGACTTCGACCTCATTGGATGGGAATTAGAACACTGGGACGCGTGGGCATGCTTTCAGTAAATATTTCACACTGTTAATTGACATTATTTATTCAGTTTGGTTTGGTGTGCAGTTCAATGTTGATGACTCTTGAGGGAGGATTCGGCAAGTCTAAAAGCCGACAACAGCTGTCCAAATTTCCAATAAATATACAATTATAATTGAATTGATTCGTTTTGCTGGGTCAACTTTGAAGTTGACACTCAAAAAGAAGGACTCTGGGCAAGGACACCCGAAGAAGTTCAAAGCTCAAGGAAACTCTGTATCGATCAAATTGCTGGCATATCGATCCATGGCTGGCCACAGATGCGACGCCTAATTTGTTGGAATTTCTGACATGTCATGTGGCGTCAACACAAGGACAGTGGCAataacagcagcaacaacaaagatAACAACACCAGCCCACCGATTGACATTGACACCCACACCTAAAATGTCACCCACTCCAACACACACACCTTTATGTACCTGGCTTGCCACAGAAATTCCAACTTATGCGTAAAGTAAATCCTTACCAATGAGCCACCCCCTCGACCACAACACCGCATTGTGGCCCGTGTCTCTAACTTGTCCTTGGGCCTATTGGGCGGGCCCCGTGGTTATTAAATGGCTGTTTCAAACTTAATTAAGGCTACGCGTTTTGGCCAAGGTGTGTACACAATTGCAGACGGGTCAGCATAGGGTTAAGCAATTCGAACCTAACATCTGTGATTAAGGACTCTGTCAACGGGTTTTTCCTGCGTAAAATGATGGGAGTTTCAAGTTTCACTcgtaataattaattaataattaaattaattaataataaattatttataatatttttaagatattgACTTGCAgaaatttccaaaaataaataatcaacCATGTGTCAAAAGAAAGAAGAGAGTTAttgaagttttgttttttggaaatgttttgattttgttttattattttctgcaTTGCATTTTTTATAGAGCATATTTTATATAGAACCTAAAACCTTGGATCAAGTGAATACTGAAGTAACGTATACTGAAAATCTCTTGAAATACTCCAATCGCATATAAATAGATTGTCCGAATTAATCCTGCCCTTGATAGTCTTTTGCCTCCAATACGATGTCCTTCTCGGCCTATTTGGGCTAATATAGTCATTCAAAGGTGATTAGGGGCTTGAGTAAAATATTTACACATCTCCTACCTAACATAACCAGACAAAACGGCTGAATATTTTTCTCAAAGTGCATAAGTACCTATTGTCCTCATATTTCCAACGAGTCGCCTCTcatcaatttttaattatcaACTGTAGAGTTCCCAAAGGCGGGTGTGTCAACCAACCAAACCTGAAGGTTCTTGGCGGCtacttttttacttttttgactTTTAACTATTTGATGGAATTTTTGATGAgacttttaaatttgttttcgccacattaatattgatttcaattCCCATCGAAATCATCAAATTAGCGAGCTTATTAGCTTTGAAGTGCATTTAAGCAATAATCCTTCACAAAGAGAATTTATTGACTAAAACgataaaatataatatcaCTGGTTGTAAATTCTACAGGATAATTCGACTAATTACTACTAGTATCTCCTAGATGAAATATAAATTCTAGGTTTTGTTCGGTTGTTCGCCACTGGGTGAATAAGCCTGATTTTCATAGCCTTTAAAGTTGCCCAATACCATGGATATGCGTGAAGGTGAGTGTTGAATTCCATTTCCAGTTGAATTTTTATCGTCCATCCCATTATTCTTGGCGCTAGTTGTGGGCAGTACGAAGCTGGCCTTGAGGCAGCGTCGATGGAGGAAAATTCTCAGTTTGAAGAAAGCGAAAAGCAGGATGTAGATGCAACAGGAAAGGACTAGAACGCCAATTACTGTGATGAAGGCGTTTTGGGGCTTGCTCCAATCGATAACATTATAAATGTAGGGCTTACCCTTTCTGCAACAAGTTCAAAATTTAATCTTCCTgttgttaataataaataccTTTGCAGACTTACTTATTAATGCCACCACACGATTGGTAGATGTAGGAGAAGATGGCATACACAACGCCAAATACCACGGGCAGAAACATCTGCAACAGCCTCAAGGGATGTGCCACAATCCACAGATCGATGAACATGCAAACCGAGTTAAATGCATGGGTGAGCACGTTTGTAGCGTCCAAAGTACTCTCATTgactttaattaaaaacaattttaaagataaaggACAGCATATTTTTTGCAAATTCATACCATTATAGAGTAAACTCCAGTAGATAATAGTGATGACAATAGATAAAACCAGAGATATAACGTGCATACCCCAATAGACACGAAAGTAGCTGCAGGAACTTTTCATATTCAAGAGTTTATCTGAAAGATGCAAAtgtgtatataaaaaattattcaaattgtTTCAGACTAATAATACTGATCTTACCCGCGTACTCTGGATGATAGTGCCAAATGGTGACTAATATAGCACCCATCAGATTGGTCATCATGCACATCCATATTCCCCAATTGGTCATATAGATTAAATACAACCAATAGCTGTACTCATCGTTTGGATCTGGCCACATCGAAACGATCACTACGCCCACGAAAAACAGAGCCATAAACCAGCGGTAGAACAAATATGCCATGCTCTTTGCACAGCTTTGCCACTGTAAACATAAAGAGTaagatattatatttttagatttaaaatatttatttaaaatttcctcCAAAATTGCATTTCCCATTCATAACTCTTTTTATAGAGAATTATTCCGCAGCACTGTCAAGAATTCATACAGTTGAGATAGATTAGTCCAAAGGTTAAAGGTTAGCCGTACTGAGAAGCTCAGTTTATTGTACCTGTCGCATGTTTAAAGTTTTGCTTACTTGACTGGTTACGGTTAGTAACGGCTTTCTGCTTATGAATATTTCAAGGGTTTAATTTACAATGCAAGAACAATCGGTCTACGAAGAAAAAAACCATTCTGTCAgatatatatgtgtatgtatATTCTgtttagatatatatatagacataTATAAGTTTTGTGGATATACCCTGGGTGACCTCTCTTTCTATTGATACTGTGAATTGTAGAAACCATTAAATATGCTCAAGGTAAGTCGAATACAAAATGGGCGACCGCCTTCTGCTTTTTCACGTTGGTAAGTAAATGCGGTTTGGCTAGGACAGATGCACTTATTTTGAAACATTGAAAggactatttttaaagatgagCGTAAAGATTTTCACTCGGACTGAAACTATTTGcatttgattttctttttaaattatttcaaagcTCATCTCAGCCCTGTACATTGACCTGTGCCTAAAGTCCCAAAAGAGCAAATACAAACACCTGCCCAGGTGCGTGACAATCGTAGGCGTTTATAAAGTTGCCGCGAGGTCACAGCTACTCGAGCTATCATTCAAGTTACATTGAACTATTTAAATTTCCCCATTCCGCTGAATACCTGGATTCTCACCTGAGACTTGACGAAATCATCGGGGGTATCATGGTCGAAGCCGCAGCTTTTTCGCTGGAACTCTTTTTTCACTGGATGCACGATCACCTGGAGTTTGCCCATCTTATTAGTTTCCCTGTAGATCGATTTCGTCGGGAAcacttgtttgtttttatgtaaTTACGTAAGTAATCGAGACGTTATTATGCAGTCAATACTTCCACAGTAAAGTCATTCTCAAAGCAACTTCATACTTGGATTCACTAGActctgaaagtaaaaaaaaaaaaaaaactattagtATATTAGCATCGAttttacaatattttaattattttaaagtcAAGTTTAATCAGAGGGAGACCATTATTGTTGCCCCATAACAGCGCAGTAGGCactaaattaaaaatcatcaAGTACGCTAAACTAAGCATTTCATTTTCCTCAGAAAACGTTATCAGATTCGTCTTACACAAagccacaaaaaatataaaaaatttcttgtTAAACGAAAAGTTTGGTTTATTTTCATggatatttttagaaaattctCGAAGATCGcctggcgtccctcgatgcAGGGTGAGTAAATCTATGGGATTCCAAAAACAATGAATAATCACAAATTATTTGGATTAGTGTTTCGGTCCTATTGTGATACCCCCATGCGCAATTTAATCACATTCCCCATTGCTGAAATCCAAGAGGGGAAATCCAAGTACATGATGGCTTACGTCTATATTCACGGTGAAATGGGTAACGCCAAAATTGTAATCCGTAGCAACGCCAGAGCCAAGTACCACCGTAAGTTGAGAAAATCTATGAAACCTATGATTTTGATGATTGATTTCCTCACACCACCATACAGTCGACGTCTACGACGATTTACAAAAGGAGGCATCGAAGAAGGGCTTGTGCACTCAAGGACTTGGCGGTGGTTATATGATCCACGACACGGAAAAGAAGTACATGAAGCTCTATGGCCGGTCCCAGACCCTGGGCAAGGCCGATCACGAGAATGCCCGTGAAGTACTTCAGCCCCGATATGCCGACCATAAGATTGACGCCGAGTCTGGCGGCATGGAGCCCTGAGTAACACTTTAAGATTTGGAATTATTACTTTCGGAATTGGGGAATGAAGTATTCCGATTTTTTTTCCTAAATTCTAGAAATACTTTAAAgtgtttaattgaaatttccttagtaaataatttttgagaCAAATTTTATGGGGATGTGACGTGGGTCTGGAATGATGGCAGCCATTTGCGTACGCCTTCAAGGGAATAGTAACAATTTAagcaaaatttaattaagattATTTAGAAATTGTTCATTGGTTTATgtattatgtttatataaacTTTAAAGTAATAACAGTTGTCCAACCCACCAAACCTCCAGCCAGACACATTTGGGTAACCATAGCGAGTTTCCAAATTTCCTTGGCCTTTTATGTTTAGTTGAAGCATTTAAAACCCTTCGGCCCGACCCAGTCATGTTTGCAACTAATGTGCGAAATGCGAAACAAGCCTGCCAGTTGCGGAGACCAACAAGCTGGGCCTGGCAGACTTAATCGTGCTTAATCGTGCCAATAATGTGAGCATTATGTGACAGTCTATTCATATAAT includes these proteins:
- the LOC6504805 gene encoding protein rolling stone; amino-acid sequence: MGKLQVIVHPVKKEFQRKSCGFDHDTPDDFVKSQWQSCAKSMAYLFYRWFMALFFVGVVIVSMWPDPNDEYSYWLYLIYMTNWGIWMCMMTNLMGAILVTIWHYHPEYADKLLNMKSSCSYFRVYWGMHVISLVLSIVITIIYWSLLYNVNESTLDATNVLTHAFNSVCMFIDLWIVAHPLRLLQMFLPVVFGVVYAIFSYIYQSCGGINKKGKPYIYNVIDWSKPQNAFITVIGVLVLSCCIYILLFAFFKLRIFLHRRCLKASFVLPTTSAKNNGMDDKNSTGNGIQHSPSRISMVLGNFKGYENQAYSPSGEQPNKT
- the LOC6505336 gene encoding sex-regulated protein janus-B, yielding MDIFRKFSKIAWRPSMQVFRSYCDTPMRNLITFPIAEIQEGKSKYMMAYVYIHGEMGNAKIVIRSNARAKYHLDVYDDLQKEASKKGLCTQGLGGGYMIHDTEKKYMKLYGRSQTLGKADHENAREVLQPRYADHKIDAESGGMEP